Proteins found in one Candidatus Nitrosopelagicus brevis genomic segment:
- a CDS encoding 30S ribosomal protein S13 — MSEQYENLVRILGNDIHGELNMLIGLSQIKGIGYMFANSMLQVLKISPHQKIGNLTTEQISSIEKIIENPKGSDFPTWFLNRRQDMLTGEDMHLVTSDIAFNIRNDVEREKTLFSWRGYRHMYGLKVRGQRTRCTGRKGGAVGVAKGGKVLPKGGAGAPAGGGAAVADAPADGAAPADGAAPAADAKPAADAKPAAAEKKE; from the coding sequence TTGAGCGAACAATACGAAAATCTGGTAAGAATATTGGGAAATGATATTCATGGTGAATTGAATATGCTGATTGGTCTAAGCCAGATTAAAGGAATCGGATACATGTTCGCAAATTCAATGCTTCAAGTCTTAAAAATTTCTCCTCACCAAAAAATTGGTAATCTTACTACTGAACAAATATCTTCAATTGAAAAAATTATAGAAAATCCAAAAGGATCAGATTTTCCAACATGGTTTTTGAACAGAAGACAAGATATGCTAACAGGAGAAGATATGCATTTGGTAACATCAGATATTGCATTTAACATTAGAAATGACGTGGAAAGAGAAAAGACACTTTTCAGTTGGAGAGGTTACAGACACATGTATGGATTAAAAGTTAGAGGTCAACGTACAAGATGTACAGGTCGTAAAGGCGGTGCAGTTGGAGTTGCAAAAGGTGGTAAAGTTTTACCTAAAGGAGGAGCAGGAGCACCAGCAGGTGGCGGAGCTGCAGTAGCAGACGCACCAGCAGATGGCGCAGCACCAGCAGATGGCGCAGCACCAGCAGCCGATGCAAAACCAGCAGCCGATGCAAAACCAGCAGCTGCAGAGAAAAAGGAGTAG
- a CDS encoding multicopper oxidase domain-containing protein, with amino-acid sequence MQSTIQSTKMFYILLAIASVSSLYFVVPGVIIAEETPQTFLTHTGLVIKTTGEVIDPIGYDGEALDFDPDKFMKEFDYGEVSVLEDGTILREFYITARDDQIMEISPGVFYNVWTFNDSVPGPTIRATEGDLVRIHFTNEGSKPHSLHFHGIHKAEMDGVFESIGTGGKFTYEFYAEPVGLHLYHCHVHPVEEHIAHGLYGAYIVDPKEPREPADEFVFILNGFDTDFDAENNFYAANTIPFYYQHHPIEINTNQNIRAYVVNILEFDAVNNFHLHGTLFHHYPAGTDTVPSGYNDMLTMSQGDRQILEFNYKYPGLYMFHAHNTEFSEKGWVSSFLVKENTDDYGTQVEYDDII; translated from the coding sequence ATGCAAAGTACTATTCAATCCACTAAAATGTTCTATATTCTTTTAGCTATAGCATCTGTTTCTAGTTTGTATTTTGTGGTACCTGGTGTAATCATTGCTGAAGAAACTCCTCAAACATTTCTTACTCATACTGGGTTGGTAATCAAGACAACAGGCGAGGTAATTGATCCAATTGGATATGATGGTGAAGCGTTAGATTTTGATCCTGATAAATTTATGAAAGAATTTGATTATGGTGAAGTCTCAGTTCTAGAGGATGGAACCATTTTACGTGAATTCTACATTACTGCAAGAGATGATCAAATCATGGAAATATCTCCTGGTGTGTTTTACAATGTTTGGACATTTAATGATTCAGTACCGGGCCCAACGATTCGTGCGACTGAAGGAGATTTGGTAAGAATTCATTTTACAAATGAAGGTTCAAAACCTCATAGTTTACATTTTCATGGAATTCACAAAGCCGAAATGGATGGTGTCTTTGAAAGTATAGGAACTGGTGGAAAATTCACCTATGAATTTTATGCAGAACCTGTTGGTTTACATCTTTATCATTGTCATGTTCATCCCGTTGAAGAACACATTGCTCATGGCCTTTATGGTGCCTATATTGTAGATCCAAAAGAACCTCGTGAGCCTGCTGATGAATTTGTGTTCATTTTAAACGGTTTTGATACTGACTTTGATGCTGAAAATAATTTCTATGCAGCAAATACAATTCCATTTTATTACCAACATCATCCAATAGAAATTAACACAAATCAAAACATACGTGCATACGTTGTAAATATTTTAGAGTTTGATGCAGTAAATAATTTCCATCTTCATGGCACATTATTCCATCATTATCCTGCTGGTACAGACACTGTTCCTTCTGGTTACAATGACATGCTTACAATGTCTCAAGGTGATAGACAAATTCTAGAATTTAATTACAAATATCCTGGATTGTATATGTTCCATGCACATAACACAGAATTTTCAGAAAAAGGTTGGGTCAGTTCATTTCTTGTAAAAGAGAATACTGATGATTATGGTACACAAGTAGAGTATGATGACATCATCTAA